From Camelina sativa cultivar DH55 chromosome 7, Cs, whole genome shotgun sequence, one genomic window encodes:
- the LOC104701520 gene encoding CLAVATA3/ESR (CLE)-related protein 12: MALKFSQILFIVLWLSLFFLLLHYLYSLNFRRLYLNATEEPSSISKQHHHRFHTIRLVSRKALSQRYDFTPFNRRHDHHRSEEQYDGDEIDPRYGVEKRRVPSGPNPLHH; this comes from the coding sequence ATGGCCTTGAAGTTCTCTCAAATTCTCTTCATAGTTCTatggctctctctcttcttcctcctcctccactacTTGTACTCCCTCAACTTCCGCCGCCTTTATCTAAACGCAACGGAGGAGCCATCGTCAATATCGAAGCAACACCACCACCGTTTTCACACTATTAGATTAGTCAGCAGAAAAGCTCTCTCCCAAAGATACGACTTCACGCCTTTCAACCGCCGCCATGATCACCATCGTTCCGAAGAGCAATACGACGGTGATGAGATCGACCCTCGTTATGGGGTGGAGAAACGCCGTGTTCCCTCCGGACCGAATCCGTTGCACCACTGA
- the LOC104701523 gene encoding piriformospora indica-insensitive protein 2-like: protein MKMLRFRKKQHLVFLLCVWCLVVDLSKAETDESEGGPMEKTEKTALYSTIQGFVGDSWNGSYLYPDPCGWTPIQGVTCDMYDDHWYVTALSFGTVQEKSLACTDVPVIRPQLFELKHLKSLSIYSCFTSPNRYLASVSDEKWLELTKSLERLEIRSNPGLIGELPSVITNLTNLQSLVVLENQLTGPLPENLAKLTRLRRLVLSGNKFTGRVPEVFGLTRLLILDLSRNVLSGSLPLSVGGLNSLLKLDVSNNYLEGKLPRELQYLKNLTLLDLRNNRFSGGLTKEIQEMGSLVELVLSNNRLVGDLTRLEWRNLKNLVVLDLSNTGLTGEIPGSILELKKLRFLGLSNNHLGGKLIPQMETKMPSLSALYVNGNNISGELEFSRKFYERMGRRLGVWGNPNLCYNGDEIKNLSEHVPFGVNQCKRVKADKY from the exons ATGAAGATGCTTAGATTCAGAAAGAAGCAACATTTGGTTTTTTTACTATGTGTGTGGTGTTTGGTGGTGGATTTGAGCAAGGCAGAAACAGATGAAAGTGAAGGAGGTCCCatggagaaaacagagaaaactgCTCTCTACTCTACAATTCAAGGCTTTGTCGGTGACTCATGGAATGGATCATATCTTTATCCTGACCCTTGTGGCTGGACTCCAATCCAG GGTGTGACTTGTGATATGTATGATGATCATTGGTATGTAACTGCTTTAAGCTTTGGGACTGTGCAAGAAAAATCTCTTGCTTGTACTGACGTTCCAGTGATCAGACCACAGCTCTTTGAGCTAAAGCACCTCAAGTCCCTCTCTATTTACAGCTGCTTCACATCGCCGAACCGATACCTAGCTTCAGTCTCAGATGAAAAGTGGTTGGAACTCACTAAAAGCTTGGAGAGACTTGAGATCAGATCAAACCCGGGACTGATAGGTGAACTCCCTTCTGTCATTACCAATCTCACCAACCTTCAATCTCTGGTGGTGCTAGAAAACCAGTTAACAGGTCCATTGCCGGAGAACTTGGCCAAGTTGACCAGACTGAGACGCTTAGTATTGTCAGGAAACAAGTTCACAGGGAGAGTACCAGAGGTCTTTGGGTTAACCAGATTGTTGATATTGGATTTGAGCCGGAACGTCTTATCCGGGTCGTTGCCCTTAAGCGTTGGAGGATTGAATTCACTGCTGAAACTTGACGTCAGTAACAATTACTTGGAAGGAAAGTTACCTAGAGAGCTACAGTACTTAAAGAATCTGACTCTTTTGGACCTTAGAAACAACAGATTCTCAGGTGGATTGACTAAAGAGATCCAAGAGATGGGTTCTTTGGTAGAGCTGGTCCTGTCCAATAACCGCCTCGTCGGGGACTTGACAAGATTAGAGTGGAGAAATCTGAAGAATTTGGTGGTTCTAGACCTCTCCAACACAGGATTAACAGGGGAGATTCCTGGTTCAATCTTGGAGCTCAAGAAACTGAGGTTTTTAGGTCTGAGCAACAACCATCTCGGAGGCAAACTCATTCCGCAAATGGAAACCAAAATGCCTAGTCTCAGCGCTCTCTACGTGAATGGAAATAACATCAGCGGAGAGTTGGAATTCTCTAGGAAGTTTTATGAGAGGATGGGAAGGAGACTTGGTGTTTGGGGGAACCCTAATCTGTGTTATAACGGAGATGAGATCAAGAACCTTAGTGAACATGTTCCTTTTGGAGTGAACCAATGTAAGAGAGTCAAGGCagataaatattaa
- the LOC104701519 gene encoding transcription factor TCP12, translating into MFPSLDTNGYDLFDPFSPHQATMLPSFTTHIQSPSSHHHFPLPSFPFSPDFLDNVDESFLLSQFLLQEQDAAANVFESPRKDCKKLEKKKKNEECVEDTTSETVPRRRTVKKRDRHSKICTAQGPRDRRMRLSLQIARRFFDLQDMLGFDKASKTIEWLFSKSKASIKQLKESAAASEGGGDAEHVPANGKEKDDQILKVKVSKRRTKTMESSCKMKESRERARKRARERTMTKMKMRFSGLTDTSETISDPHQGTRDIKITNGEQAIEGKSQEQERSTNVNMVEYQMDSVSIIEKFLGLTSDSSSSSIFGDSEESNTSLSSISVPGIVAPNEHNTASIASVDEETNPISSFSLYDYLCY; encoded by the exons ATGTTTCCTTCTCTAGACACCAATGGCTATGACCTCTTTGATCCCTTCAGTCCCCATCAAGCAACCATGCTTCCTTCTTTCACTACTCACATTCAAAGCCCTAGTTCTCACCATCACTTTCCTTTGCCTTCATTTCCTTTCTCTCCAgattttcttgataatgttGATGAATCGTTCTTGTTAAGCCAATTCTTGTTACAGGAGCAAGATGCAGCAGCAAATGTTTTTGAATCTCCAAGAAAAGATTGCAAGAAgcttgagaaaaagaagaagaatgaggagtGCGTTGAGGACACCACCTCAGAAACGGTTCCACGGAGAAGAACGGTCAAAAAAAGAGACAGGCATAGTAAGATCTGTACGGCTCAAGGTCCTAGAGACCGAAGGATGAGGCTGTCTCTTCAGATTGCTCGCAGGTTTTTCGATCTTCAAGACATGTTGGGTTTCGACAAGGCCAGCAAGACAATCGAATGGCTTTTCTCCAAATCAAAGGCTTCAATCAAACAACTTAAAGAAAGTGCGGCTGCATcggaaggaggaggagatgctGAGCATGTCCCGGCTAATGGTAAGGAAAAGGATGATCAGATTCTGAAAGTGAAAGtatcaaaaagaagaacaaagacgATGGAGAGCTCTTGTAAGATGAAAGagtcgagagagagagctagaaaACGAGCAAGAGAGAGAACGAtgacaaagatgaagatgagattCTCAGGACTAACTGACACCTCGGAAACAATCTCAGATCCTCATCAAGGAACAAGAGATATCAAGATAACCAACGGTGAACAAGCAATAGAAGGGAAAAGTCAAGAACAAGAACGGAGTACTAATGTGAACATGGTAGAGTATCAAATGGATTCTGTGAGCATCATAGAGAAGTTTCTTGGACTAACCAGTGACTCTAGCTCCTCTTCCATCTTTGGAGACTCCGAGGAATCTAACACAAGTCTTAGCTCAATAAGTG TTCCAGGAATCGTAGCACCAAATGAACACAACACAGCTTCAATAGCATCGGTAGATGAGGAGACAAACCctatttcatctttttctctatATGATTATCTCTGCTACTGA